The Platichthys flesus chromosome 10, fPlaFle2.1, whole genome shotgun sequence genome includes a window with the following:
- the LOC133961644 gene encoding zinc finger MYM-type protein 1-like, with product MANENSIVAIHRTPFNRRSDVDKKKLKEMGPDRPDLKLEQISTDRGRTYKRSFSSSLYANRSWLAGCAVSNAFFCFPCLLFQCTGTEILWTTTGMRDLKHFTQKCKKHESSRCHLTNSMKLSLFGRLSIAEQLDEGYRIGIRKHNEEVRKNRHILSRIIDCIKFCGAFELALRGHDESESSDNPGIFRGLVDVVASLDGALKDHLDSATVFKGTSKTVQNELLDCMLAVVREKIISEIQSSDFLSIQADETTDISTQTQLVLVLRYLNGANLEERFFEFIPLQSATAATIAMALKERLAAILPGEQKVKLICQAYDGASVMRGTSSGVQKRIQDDYPTAHYIHCYAHQLNLIMQQATSHIVKVKNFFSDLGGLAAFFSRLPTASNVRWNFHSRAVNTVFEHRDDLIDCFERIRASDGFDDKTSHEAGGHIRLLEDPDFNFFLKLFHRIMPHVDILYAKLQNRNIDSVYINRCIQQFQEDIQKIRDSVHAMVVEHRSGSEQPRKRRAIDQDELKRIATEVCDTILGHTKERFAFKDHLISATLLDSPQFDHYLDAFPEVALATTLKAYPVLDGSRLKTELTLIYGSEEFRTCRGAVDLYQLFKDNNLSEVFSETETLLKIIITTPMATAEAERCFSTLKRVKTFLRNTMTQDRLNALAMLSMEKRLVTDMIDFNQKVIERFAGLKERRAKFLYK from the exons ATGGCGAATGAAAACTCTATTGTAGCTATTCACAGAACACCATTCAATCGACGATCGGATGTCgataaaaagaaactaaaagaaatgGGACCTGACCGTCCGGATTTAAAACTTGAACAGATAAGCACTGACCGCGGAAGAACCTACAAgcggagcttctcctccagcctttaTGCTAACCGGAGCTGGTTAGCGGGCTGTGCAGTGAGTAAtgcgtttttttgtttcccctgcTTGTTGTTCCAATGTACTGGGACTGAAATACTCTGGACTACAACGGGGATGAGGGATCTAAAGCACTTCACCCAGAAATGCAAGAAACACGAATCGTCTCGCTGCCATCTCACTAACAGCATGAAGCTAAGTCTCTTTGGGAGACTGAGTATAGCGGAACAGCTCGACGAAGGGTACCGAATTGGCATCCGTAAACACAATGAGGAAGTAAGGAAGAACAGGCACATTCTCTCAAGAATTATAGACTGTATTAAGTTCTGTGGTGCATTTGAGTTGGCACTGCGTGGTCATGATGAGAGCGAGAGCTCTGATAACCCAGGGATATTTCGTGGCTTGGTGGACGTTGTTGCCTCACTCGACGGTGCACTGAAAGACCATCTCGACAGCGCGACTGTGTTCAAGGGAACATCCAAAACGGTCCAGAATGAACTTCTTGACTGTATGCTGGCTGTTGTTAGGGAAAAGATCATAAGCGAGATTCAAAGCAGCGATTTTCTATCGATCCAAGCAGATGAGACCACGGATATTAGCACACAAACCcagcttgtgcttgtgcttcgCTACTTAAATGGTGCTAACCTGGAGGAAAGATTCTTTGAGTTCATCCCTCTGCAGTCAGCTACAGCAGCGACCATTGCCATGGCATTAAAAGAACGCCTTGCTGCCATCCTCCCAGGTGAGCAGAAAGTTAAACTCATCTGCCAGGCATATGACGGTGCCAGTGTAATGAGGGGTACCTCTTCAGGTGTTCAGAAGAGAATCCAGGACGACTACCCAACTGCCCACTATATCCACTGCTATGCCCATCAGCTCAATCTTATAATGCAACAGGCCACctctcacattgttaaagtcAAGAACTTTTTTTCTGACTTGGGTGGATTAGCTGCGTTCTTTTCAAGACTGCCAACGGCCAGCAATGTGAGGTGGAACTTTCACAGCCGTGCCGTCAATACTGTGTTTGAGCACAGAGATGACCTCATTGACTGCTTTGAAAGAATTCGAGCATCAGATGGCTTTGATGACAAGACCAGCCACGAAGCAGGAGGCCACATCAGGCTACTGGAGGATCCTGATTTCAACTTCTTCCTTAAACTGTTTCATCGGATAATGCCACACGTGGACATTCTCTATGCCAAGCTCCAGAACAGAAACATAGATTCAGTCTATATAAATCGCTGCATCCAGCAGTTCCAAGAGGACATACAAAAAATCAG agattCAGTCCATGCAATGGTGGTGGAGCACAGGAGTGGCTCTGAGCAGCCGAGGAAGCGCCGGGCTATCGATCAAGATGAGCTTAAAAGGATTGCCACAGAG GTATGCGACACCATACTTGGACACACCAAGGAACGCTTTGCCTTCAAGGACCACCTCATCAGTGCCACCTTACTGGACAGCCCCCAGTTTGACCACTACCTCGATGCATTCCCTGAAGTTGCTCTGGCCACAACATTGAAGGCCTACCCTGTGCTCGATGGAAGTAGGCTGAAGACAGAGCTTACCCTCATCTATGGCTCAGAAGAATTCCGAACCTGTCGTGGTGCTGTGGATCTTTACCAGTTGTTCAAAGACAATAACCTTTCTGAGGTAttttcagagacagaaacactgcttaaaatcatcatcacaactcCCATGGCCACTGCTGAGGCTGAGAGGTGTTTTTCAACACTGAAAAGGGTTAAAACCTTTCTCAGGAACACAATGACTCAGGACAGACTGAATGCCTTAGCCATGCTCTCAATGGAAAAAAGGCTTGTCACAGACATGATTGACTTTAACCAGAAGGTGATAGAGAGATTTGCCGGcttgaaagagaggagggctAAGTTTCTTTACAAGTAG